In Notamacropus eugenii isolate mMacEug1 chromosome 1, mMacEug1.pri_v2, whole genome shotgun sequence, one genomic interval encodes:
- the PRR35 gene encoding proline-rich protein 35 — translation MSKEVGSCRLGATYKPKERKPKKPHYIPRPWGKPYNYKCFQCPFTCMEKSHLYNHMKYSLCKNSLSLLIDSSDWAYKKGHLLQPELRLFPTSEGPRGLPKGDPSDPAPPKRPKPGPRLGDSSPAEPGPPSEDGRAFPEEEEEEEVTGGLLRAMDPSEGRKARAAGEADVGALLFGFKDKSREPEPDFIITDVFSLRNAGGRSREPPSPEADPKPKAGRAPKKSVSTGGLLMEQWRLVTGGQKSRTSVDLAPVGTDGGGIIPCYPPPTYSDYQEAQGLNLSLLGINYPLSPGLFSYLGPTLTTGATATHAPITQMPFLASAAQLLPPPAAAAATATPFQTLQGPERSAFLPRFYYPLLFEHALGTPSGKATDAQPAPANLALPAKTPGEMPTALGLLKVPMSKAVASWPRSSHRDSVQEVELKAGPPRTKEEEEEEEESRCGGSQKEGTGPSRTPSSEIYRGLLGTSSKKTQGTLASPSVAMSSLKRKSFLGSGLDFLKDPSGVDSLPLGKFDYQRSMPPATPLLPWPKDSDNVVSEATCPRLPSLDGPPGKQPQGYGPMSPGPIGEDLSKALGDYEKVERRLGQLATTSGPTQGPLREQLGKIRRELYHIHQALEKATRPPEGPLDLSVKRVADKGPSPTGMELEEGSWEETGLETTKTPLDLLLLQLSQPEGRQGSSESPGVPITVLPPTLATESFYGHTTKCEADSSVLLGADGRVPGGSGSTPGGPQLLVPEEGPLGGWGGGPRSGMGVLPGDPEATCLHSPENTEV, via the exons ATGTCCAAGGAGGTTGGGAGCTGCCGTCTGGGCGCCACCTACAAGCCCAAGGAGCGTAAGCCCAAAAAACCGCACTACATCCCAAGGCCCTGGGGCAAGCCGTACAACTACAAGTGTTTCCAATGCCCCTTCACCTGCATGGAGAAGTCCCACCTGTACAACCACATGAAGTACAGCCTCTGTAAGAACTCCCTGTCCTTGCTCATTGACTCCTCCGACTGGGCCTACAAGAAGGGTCATCTCCTCCAGCCTGAGCTACGGCTCTTTCCAACTTCTGAGGGGCCTCGGGGCCTGCCCAAGGGTGACCCCTCTGACCCAGCCCCACCTAAGAGGCCAAAGCCGGGGCCCAGATTGGGGGACAGTTCCCCAGCAGAGCCAGGGCCACCCAGTGAGGATGGGAGAGCTTTccctgaggaggaggaagaggaggaagtgaCAGGTGGACTCTTGAGAGCCATGGACCCCAGTGAAGGTAGGAAGGCCAGGGCTGCAGGTGAAGCTGATGTAGGAGCCCTTCTCTTTGGGTTCAAAGACAAGAGCAGGGAGCCAGAGCCTGACTTTATCATCACTGATGTCTTCTCCCTCAGAAATGCTGGGGGCAGAAGCCGGGAGCCACCCTCCCCAGAGGCAGATCCCAAGCCAAAGGCAGGAAGGGCACCTAAGAAATCAGTGAGCACGGGCGGGCTCCTTATGGAACAATGGAGGCTGGTGACTGGTGGCCAGAAGAGCAGAACCAGTGTAGATCTGGCCCCAGTGGGCACTGATGGCGGTGGCATCATCCCTTGCTATCCCCCTCCAACTTATAGCGATTATCAGGAGGCCCAGGGCCTCAATCTGTCCCTTTTGGGTATAAATTACCCCCTGAGTCCGGGGCTGTTCTCCTACCTGGGGCCCACACTCACCACTGGTGCTACTGCCACCCATGCCCCCATAACCCAGATGCCCTTTTTGGCATCAGCTGCTCAACTCTTGCCCCCACCAGCTGCTGCAGCTGCAACTGCTACACCCTTCCAGACTCTGCAGGGCCCTGAACGCTCAGCCTTCCTCCCACGATTCTACTACCCACTGCTGTTTGAGCATGCTCTTGGAACACCCAGTGGGAAAGCCACAGATGCCCAACCCGCCCCAGCAAACCTTGCCCTCCCAGCTAAGACACCAGGAGAGATGCCCACAGCTCTAGGACTCCTCAAGGTACCAATGTCCAAGGCTGTTGCCTCCTGGCCCCGGAGTTCCCATAGGGACTCAGTCCAGGAGGTGGAGCTTAAGGCAGGACCTCCCAGAaccaaggaggaagaagaggaggaggaggaaagcagGTGTGGGGGTTCCCAGAAGGAAGGTACCGGACCAAGCAGAACACCATCATCAGAGATTTACCGGGGCCTGCTTGGGACTAGCTCAAAGAAGACCCAAGGGACCCTGGCCAGCCCCTCAGTGGCCATGAGCAGTCTGAAAAGAAAGTCCTTTTTGGGGAGTGGACTTGACTTCCTGAAGGATCCCTCAGGTGTGGACAGCCTGCCACTGGGGAAGTTTGATTACCAGAGGAG CATGCCACCTGCTACACCTCTGCTCCCTTGGCCCAAGGACTCTGATAACGTTGTTTCTGAAGCTACTTGTCCAAGGCTCCCATCCCTGGATGGACCCCCTGGCAAACAACCTCAGGGGTATGGGCCAATGAGCCCAGGTCCAATTGGAGAGGACCTGTCCAAAGCCCTGGGAGACTACGAGAAAGTGGAGAGACGGCTGGGTCAGCTGGCTACCACAAGTGGTCCCACTCAGGGCCCGCTTCGGGAACAGCTAGGAAAGATACGTCGGGAGCTTTATCACATTCACCAGGCCCTGGAGAAGGCAACCAGGCCTCCTGAGGGGCCCCTTGACCTGTCCGTGAAGAGAGTAGCAGACAAAGGGCCATCCCCTACTGGGATGGAGCTGGAGGAGGGTAGCTGGGAGGAAACTGGGTTGGAGACCACCAAGACACCTTTGGATCTGCTGCTACTGCAGCTGAGCCAGCCGGAGGGGAGACAAGGATCCTCGGAGTCCCCTGGGGTGCCCATTACAGTTCTACCCCCAACACTGGCAACTGAGTCCTTCTATGGCCATACCACTAAATGTGAGGCAGACTCCAGTGTCTTACTGGGTGCTGATGGGAGAGTTCCTGGGGGGTCTGGGTCTACCCCCGGGGGTCCCCAGCTCCTGGTTCCTGAGGAAGGGCCTCTAGGTGGTTGGGGTGGGGGACCCCGAAGTGGGATGGGAGTCCTTCCTGGTGATCCAGAAGCCACATGTCTCCATAGCCCTGAGAACACTGAAGTCTGA